A region from the Triticum aestivum cultivar Chinese Spring chromosome 3D, IWGSC CS RefSeq v2.1, whole genome shotgun sequence genome encodes:
- the LOC123079516 gene encoding protein RETICULATA-RELATED 3, chloroplastic: MAAPTAFAAAKFLPSAHLDSSARLAPLRAAPTSNLAFSPLPASSSALLALRSASPSPSPSGPGGKLPPPPPPRSYGGGGGGSGDAADSGGASDGAGGRAGILGMFLAGWAARVAADPQFPFKVLMEELVGVTACVLGDMSSRPNFGLNELDFVFSTLVVGSILNFVLMYMLAPTAGVSAAASAAASAAVSSLPSHMFEPGAYSLGSRVATLVSKGTTFAVVGFGAGLMGTAISNGLIALRKRMDPAFETPNKAPPTLLNAGTWALHMGISSNLRYQTLNGVEFLLGNVMPPPVFKVSVIALRCMNNVLGGMSFVLLARLTGAQKSDKPASSDSEAKERLIAEGDAIAANVSSEDK, from the coding sequence ATGGCCGCCCCGACGGCCTTCGCCGCCGCCAAGTTCCTCCCCTCCGCCCACCTCGACTCCTCCGCCCGCCTCGCGCCGCTCCGCGCCGCCCCGACCTCCAACCTCGCCTTCTCCCCGCTGCCCGCCTCCTCCTCGGCACTCCTCGCCCTCCGCTCAGcttccccgtccccgtccccatccgGGCCGGGAGGGAAgctgcccccgcccccgcccccgcgctcctacggcggcggcggcggcggatctggcgacgCAGCGGACTCCGGGGGCGCCAGCGACGGCGCCGGCGGCCGCGCAGGCATCCTCGGCATGTTCCTCGCCGGGTGGGCGGCCCGCGTCGCCGCGGATCCCCAGTTCCCGTTCAAGGTGCTCATGGAGGAGCTGGTCGGCGTCACCGCCTGCGTGCTCGGCGACATGTCGTCCCGCCCCAACTTCGGCCTCAACGAGCTCGACTTCGTCTTCTCCACCCTCGTTGTCGGATCCATCCTCAACTTCGTGCTCATGTACATGCTCGCTCCCACAGCCGGGgtctccgccgccgcctctgccgccgcctctgccgccgtcTCCTCCCTCCCCAGCCACATGTTCGAGCCGGGTGCTTACTCGCTCGGCTCCCGCGTCGCGACCCTCGTGTCCAAGGGCACCACGTTCGCGGTGGTGGGGTTCGGGGCCGGGCTCATGGGCACCGCGATCTCCAACGGGCTCATCGCCTTGAGGAAGCGCATGGACCCGGCCTTCGAGACCCCCAACAAGGCGCCGCCCACGCTGCTCAACGCAGGCACCTGGGCGCTCCACATGGGCATCAGCAGCAACCTGCGATACCAGACCCTGAATGGGGTCGAGTTCCTCCTTGGCAATGTCATGCCACCCCCGGTCTTCAAGGTGTCCGTGATCGCACTCCGTTGCATGAACAACGTGCTTGGTGGGATGTCCTTCGTGTTGCTTGCAAGGCTCACTGGTGCGCAGAAATCAGATAAGCCGGCATCTTCTGATTCAGAAGCCAAGGAGAGATTGATAGCTGAGGGCGATGCCATTGCTGCTAATGTTAGCAGTGAGGACAAGTGA